Proteins encoded in a region of the Mycolicibacterium chitae genome:
- a CDS encoding amidohydrolase family protein, whose amino-acid sequence MTAHITERKPAAEHVAVRCVDSDVHPAPKRGELVPFIPEPWRSKYFLTHQFAEQIYYDAPDYAHAFAMRVDAFPDDGEFACSDPDLAFRQLIMEAGSDIGILEPAAYPCRIPEAEHAMSQALNSWQDACWLDPHNNWHQRWRGSICVGIEAPQLAAAEIEKWAGHPYMAQVLIKAERRPAWGDPMYDPVWAAATKHDITVSCHLSRSHHEELPIPPVGFPSYNHDFMVTYSLLAANQVMSLVFDGVFDRFPTLRIVLVEHAFTWILPLMWRMDAIYEARKQWLDIKRKPSEYVKDHIKFTTQPLDYPEDKTELTRAFEWMECEKILLFSSDYPHWTFDDPRWLVKHLPEHAREAIMFRNGIETYKLPDTVPALEGQTRVF is encoded by the coding sequence ATGACTGCCCACATCACCGAACGAAAGCCGGCCGCCGAGCACGTCGCGGTGCGATGCGTCGATTCCGATGTCCATCCCGCACCCAAGCGCGGTGAACTGGTCCCCTTCATCCCCGAGCCCTGGCGCAGCAAGTACTTCCTGACGCATCAGTTCGCCGAGCAGATCTACTACGACGCGCCCGATTACGCGCACGCCTTCGCCATGCGGGTCGACGCGTTTCCCGACGACGGCGAATTCGCCTGCAGCGACCCCGATCTGGCGTTCCGCCAGCTGATCATGGAGGCCGGTTCCGACATCGGCATCCTGGAGCCGGCCGCCTATCCGTGCCGGATCCCCGAGGCCGAGCATGCGATGAGCCAGGCGCTGAACTCCTGGCAGGACGCCTGCTGGCTGGACCCGCACAACAACTGGCACCAGCGCTGGCGCGGGTCGATCTGCGTCGGCATCGAGGCCCCGCAGTTGGCCGCCGCCGAGATCGAGAAGTGGGCCGGCCACCCCTACATGGCGCAGGTGCTGATCAAGGCCGAACGCCGCCCCGCCTGGGGCGACCCGATGTACGACCCGGTGTGGGCCGCGGCCACCAAGCACGACATCACCGTGTCGTGTCACCTGTCGCGCAGCCACCACGAGGAACTGCCCATCCCGCCCGTGGGATTCCCCAGCTACAACCACGATTTCATGGTCACCTACTCGCTGCTGGCGGCCAATCAGGTGATGAGCCTGGTCTTCGACGGGGTCTTCGACCGCTTCCCCACCCTGCGGATCGTGCTGGTGGAGCACGCCTTCACCTGGATCCTGCCGCTGATGTGGCGCATGGACGCCATCTACGAGGCCCGCAAGCAATGGCTGGACATCAAGCGCAAACCCAGCGAGTACGTCAAGGACCACATCAAGTTCACCACCCAGCCGCTGGACTACCCCGAGGACAAGACCGAACTGACCCGGGCCTTCGAGTGGATGGAGTGCGAGAAGATCCTGTTGTTCAGCTCCGACTATCCGCACTGGACCTTCGACGACCCGCGCTGGCTGGTCAAGCACCTGCCCGAACACGCCCGCGAGGCCATCATGTTCCGCAACGGCATCGAGACCTACAAGCTGCCCGACACCGTCCCGGCCCTCGAGGGTCAGACGCGGGTCTTCTGA
- a CDS encoding cytochrome P450: MTATIDAAIGPRENGKPPPEVPLADIDLAQIEFWGLDGDYRDGAFATLRREAPIKFFEVPEFGGFPAGAGHWALSRHHDVQFVSRHPDLFSSSPTSTSLNDVAVEIAEYLGSTITLDDPRHLRLRGIVNRAFTPKVIARIEQSVRDRSRRLVAEMRAAHPDGRADFVASLSGPLPLQIICDMMGIPEEDEAKVFHWTSVLMGIGDDEASGEFDEIVKVVLELGEYGVQLAEARRAHPAEDLTTNLVEAEVDGERLSSAEIGSFFILLSAAGNETTRNAMSHGMVALTRYPEERAKWWNDFDRLAPTAVEEIVRWASPIIFMRRNLTRDLELGGVPMKAGDKISMWYNSANRDEAAFADPRTFDVSRNPNPHIGFGAGGAHFCLGANLARREIRVLFEELHRETPDIVAVAEPAILRSAFVHGVKRLPVVWTA, from the coding sequence ATGACTGCAACAATCGACGCTGCCATCGGCCCGCGGGAGAATGGCAAGCCGCCGCCGGAGGTCCCGCTGGCGGACATCGACCTGGCTCAGATCGAGTTCTGGGGCCTCGACGGGGACTATCGCGACGGCGCGTTCGCGACGCTGCGGCGCGAGGCGCCGATCAAGTTCTTCGAGGTGCCCGAGTTCGGCGGGTTTCCCGCCGGCGCCGGTCACTGGGCGCTGTCCCGTCACCACGACGTGCAGTTCGTCAGCCGTCATCCGGACCTGTTCAGTTCCAGTCCGACCAGCACCTCGCTGAACGACGTGGCGGTGGAGATCGCCGAGTACCTAGGCTCGACGATCACCCTCGACGATCCCCGCCATCTGCGGTTGCGGGGCATCGTCAACCGCGCCTTCACCCCGAAGGTGATCGCGCGGATCGAACAGAGCGTGCGGGACCGGTCCCGACGACTCGTGGCCGAGATGCGGGCCGCGCACCCCGACGGCCGCGCCGACTTCGTGGCGTCCCTGTCGGGCCCGCTGCCGCTGCAGATCATCTGCGACATGATGGGCATCCCGGAGGAGGACGAGGCGAAGGTGTTCCACTGGACCTCGGTGCTGATGGGCATCGGCGACGACGAGGCCTCCGGGGAATTCGACGAGATCGTCAAGGTGGTCCTCGAACTCGGGGAGTACGGCGTGCAACTGGCCGAAGCGCGGCGTGCGCACCCCGCCGAGGATCTGACCACCAACCTGGTGGAGGCCGAGGTCGACGGGGAACGGTTGTCGTCGGCCGAGATCGGCTCGTTCTTCATCCTGTTGTCGGCGGCCGGCAACGAAACCACGCGCAACGCCATGAGTCACGGCATGGTCGCGCTGACCCGCTATCCGGAGGAACGCGCGAAGTGGTGGAACGACTTCGACCGGTTGGCGCCCACCGCGGTCGAGGAGATCGTGCGGTGGGCCTCACCGATCATCTTCATGCGGCGCAACCTGACCCGGGACCTCGAGTTGGGCGGGGTGCCGATGAAGGCCGGCGACAAGATCTCCATGTGGTACAACTCCGCCAACCGCGACGAGGCCGCGTTCGCCGATCCCCGGACGTTCGACGTCTCCCGAAACCCGAACCCGCACATCGGTTTCGGTGCCGGCGGCGCACACTTCTGTCTGGGCGCCAACCTGGCCCGTCGCGAGATCCGGGTGCTGTTCGAGGAACTGCACCGCGAGACGCCGGACATCGTCGCCGTGGCGGAACCGGCGATCCTGCGCTCGGCCTTCGTGCACGGCGTCAAGCGCCTGCCGGTCGTCTGGACCGCCTGA
- a CDS encoding SRPBCC family protein, whose amino-acid sequence MHASVTVHMNAPADEIWELISDVRNTGKFSPETFEAEWLDGATGPAVGAKFRGHVRRNEIGPVYWTTCRVTSCEPGRDFGFEVLLGDRAVNNWRYQLAPAGGGTDVTESFRMAEGIFTKIFGLLGGQLRKRRNVRDMTTTLNRIKAVVEAPA is encoded by the coding sequence ATGCACGCTTCGGTGACTGTACACATGAACGCACCCGCCGACGAGATCTGGGAGCTGATCTCCGACGTGCGCAACACGGGCAAGTTCAGCCCGGAGACCTTCGAGGCGGAATGGCTCGACGGGGCCACCGGGCCCGCGGTGGGCGCGAAGTTCCGCGGGCACGTGCGCCGCAACGAGATCGGGCCGGTCTACTGGACCACCTGCCGGGTGACCTCGTGCGAGCCCGGACGGGACTTCGGTTTCGAGGTGCTGCTCGGCGACCGTGCGGTCAACAACTGGCGCTACCAGCTGGCCCCCGCGGGCGGTGGCACCGACGTCACCGAATCCTTCCGGATGGCCGAGGGCATCTTCACCAAGATCTTCGGCCTGCTGGGCGGCCAACTGCGCAAGCGGCGCAACGTCCGGGACATGACCACCACGCTGAACCGGATCAAGGCCGTCGTCGAGGCGCCGGCCTAG
- a CDS encoding maltokinase N-terminal cap-like domain-containing protein: MTPTDLPFAEWLPRQRWYAGRNQRLTEVSAAAVTALREDLELVLLDVHYADGDAERYQVPVLWADGEHADLPGASTIGTVRGRTAYDALYDSAAARHLLELCAAGATRGAVAFGAEPGVELPVGAAPRLTGVEQSNTSVVFGDQAILKVFRRVNTGINPDIELNRVLGNAGNRHVARLLASFETTWDGQPCPLGMVTAFAAGAAEGWALATAAATRRYTDAEDGDFTETSFRLGQAVSSVHAALAAELGTASGVFAVDSALARLDSACAAVPELLPYQSTIADIFKSVAGQSIVVQRVHGDLHLGQVLRTPSSWLVIDFEGEPGAPLEERRRPDSPLRDVAGMLRSYEYAASQPLVGRDDQDFAAALDWSGQGRGAFCDGYADVAGFDPRQAGPVLAAYELDKAVYETAYEARYRTDWLPIPLRSIATLTGTAPPD; this comes from the coding sequence ATGACCCCGACCGACCTGCCGTTCGCCGAATGGTTGCCGCGGCAACGGTGGTACGCCGGCCGCAACCAGCGCCTCACCGAGGTGAGCGCCGCGGCGGTCACCGCGCTGCGCGAGGACCTCGAACTGGTGCTGCTCGATGTGCATTACGCCGACGGGGACGCCGAGCGGTATCAGGTGCCCGTGCTGTGGGCCGACGGGGAGCACGCAGACCTCCCCGGGGCGTCGACGATCGGCACGGTGCGCGGGCGCACCGCCTACGACGCGCTGTACGACTCGGCGGCGGCCCGCCACCTGCTCGAACTGTGCGCCGCCGGGGCGACCCGCGGTGCGGTCGCCTTCGGCGCCGAACCGGGTGTGGAGTTGCCCGTCGGGGCGGCGCCGCGGCTCACCGGCGTCGAGCAGAGCAACACCAGCGTGGTGTTCGGCGACCAGGCCATCCTGAAGGTGTTCCGCCGGGTCAACACCGGCATCAACCCCGACATCGAACTCAACCGGGTGCTCGGCAACGCCGGCAACCGCCACGTCGCGCGGCTGTTGGCGTCGTTCGAGACCACCTGGGACGGGCAGCCGTGTCCGCTGGGCATGGTGACCGCCTTCGCCGCCGGGGCGGCCGAGGGGTGGGCGCTGGCCACCGCGGCCGCCACCCGCCGCTACACCGACGCCGAGGACGGCGACTTCACCGAGACGTCGTTTCGGCTCGGTCAGGCCGTGTCGTCGGTGCACGCCGCGTTGGCGGCCGAACTGGGCACCGCCTCGGGGGTTTTCGCGGTGGACTCGGCGCTGGCGCGGCTGGATTCGGCGTGCGCGGCAGTCCCGGAACTGTTGCCGTACCAGTCGACCATTGCCGATATCTTCAAAAGCGTTGCCGGACAGTCGATTGTCGTGCAACGCGTGCACGGGGACTTGCATCTGGGGCAGGTGCTGCGCACGCCGTCGTCGTGGCTGGTCATCGACTTCGAAGGGGAACCGGGGGCGCCGCTCGAGGAGCGGCGGCGGCCCGACTCGCCGCTGCGCGATGTCGCCGGCATGCTGCGGTCCTACGAGTACGCGGCCTCTCAGCCCCTGGTGGGCCGTGACGACCAGGATTTCGCCGCGGCGCTGGACTGGAGCGGACAAGGCCGCGGCGCCTTCTGCGACGGGTACGCCGACGTCGCCGGCTTCGACCCGCGGCAGGCCGGACCCGTGCTGGCGGCCTACGAATTGGACAAAGCGGTCTATGAAACTGCCTACGAGGCTCGCTATCGTACGGATTGGCTGCCCATACCGCTTCGGTCGATCGCCACACTGACCGGTACCGCGCCGCCGGACTGA